Sequence from the Methanobrevibacter arboriphilus genome:
TCCATACACTCCCTCAGTTTCATTAATTTATGCTTTATTTGAAGCTTTAAAAATAATTAAAGAAGAAGGTCTAGAAAATAGAGTAGTTAGACATGAAACAGCAGCTGAAGCTTCAAGAAATGCTGTTAAAGCTCTTGGCCTTGAAATATTCCCTGATGAAAAAGTTTCATCTACAACTGTTACTGCAGTTAAAATGCCAGAAAACGTCACTGATGCAGAATTAAGAGGAACAATGAGAAATAAATATAAAGTAGAATTAGCTGGTGGACAAGACCATTTAAAAGGAAATATCTTTAGAATTGGACATATGGGTAACATATCTTATAAAGAACTAGCTATTACCTTTTCTGCACTTGGAATGACTTTAAAAGGGCTTGGGTTCGATATTGACATGGGTGCAGGAGTAGCTGCAGTTAATGAATCATATTTATGATTCATTTTATATATTATATGTTATAATACATTTATTAAATAATATTAATAATAATATAAAATCTCATTATTTCATTATTATTTCTAATTATTATTTATAGTATTATCTTTATTATTATTCTTATTATTATTTTTAGTAACTTATATTTTAGTATTTTATAGTGCTTTTTTAGTATTTTTATTTTTGTTTATTGTATTATCCTCTATTTTTAATTATTATTTTTAATTCTTTACTAAGTATTAAAACTTTATTATTTATAAAAAATCTTAGGTTTAATTTATAGTTATTATTAAAATTTAACAAGAGGAATATCTTCTTCTGCAATTAAAACCTCTAATAAATAAGGTTTATCTAATTTTAAATTTTTAATAGCTGATATTAACTCTTCAATAGAATTTACAGATTCAGCTTCAATTCCATAAGCATTAGCTAATTTTAAAAAATCAGGATTTTCTAAATCAACAGAATATCTTAAATCTTCATTATAAATAGTTTCCCATTGTCTAATTACACCTAATTGAGAATTGTTTAATACTATAATTAAAATAGGGAGTTTATTAGAAGAAATAGTAGCTAACTCCTGAACATTCATCTGAAAGCCGCCATCTCCATTAATAAGAATAACCTTATTATTAGGTTTAGATATTGATGCTCCACAAGCTGCAGGCAATCCATAACCCATAGGAGCCATAGCTCCTGAGAAAATAATCCTTTTATTATAAATTTCAGATATAAGATTAACCCATGTAGTGTGTGAACCTGCATCATTAACCAAAATATAATCCTTAAAATTATCTAAATTATCTAAATCATTAAAATATTCCATTACTAATTTAATAGCTACTTGTGGCTTTAAAGGGATTTCTTTGCTTTCTAAGCCATCAATATGAATTTTTTCATTATTTTGAAAAATATCAGCTACCCATGAATTATTAGACAAATTATTAAACGAACTTTTAGATGAATTATTAACTATTTTTGAATGATTAAAATGATTTAAAACTTTTTTTACATTTGCATGGATTTTTATATCTCCAAAAAGTACGTTTTGATCAATATTAACACTAATAACCTTGGTTTTAGCATTTTTAAAATCAAAATTACTGTTAATATGAGTTGTTCTTTCAGATATTTTAGAACCTAAAAATATTATTAAGTCAGCGTTTTTAAATGCAAAATTAGCCATTTTAGATCCTCTAATACCTACAAGGCCTAGTTCAAGGCCATAATCATTTATCAAACCTTTTGAGTGATATGTATGAGCAATAGGAATTTTATTAATCTCTGAAAATTTTTTAAGCTCTTCAATAGAATCTGCCCAAAATATTCCGGCACCAGCAACAATCAATGGCCTTCTGGATTTTTTTATCTCTAATAATGCCTCATCTATTTTATTATAGTCACAATAATCATAGGATAAATCAGATGCTACTCGATAATCAGAGAAAAGATAATAATCAGAGGACAAATCTAAATTACAATCATTATCATCGATAGATTTATCTAAAAGAACGTTTTTTGGAAAATTAATGTGAATAGGACCTCTTGATTCATTATTAAGAATTTTTACAGCTTTTTTAATATTATTAATAGCTGATCTACCATTTTTAGGATTGAAAGTTTTAATAGTAATAGGTTTAAAAATAGCTTCAATATCAATATCTTGAAACTCATCATCATTTTCATGATTCAAAGAATTATCTCCAGTTATAACAAGCAGAGGAATAGAATCTTTAAAGGCAACTCCAACACCCATCACCATATTTAAGGCACCAGGACCTGCAGTAGAAATACAAACTCCGAAATTACCAGAAACTCTAGAATAAGCATCAGCAGCATGAACAGCACCTTGTTCATGTCTCATAAGAACATGATCAATTTTAGAATTGTTTAAAGCACCATAAAATGGAATAATTTGTTCTCCAGGATGTCCAAAAATATGTTTAACACCTGAATTTTCAAGAATTTTAACAATACATTCCGCAGTATTCATTTGACACACTTATCCAAAATATTACTAAAAATGATAAAATATAAATAAAAAACATTAAATAAAATGTTAAATAAAAAATATTGAATAAAAAAGATTAGATAATGAAAAAATTGAATAAAAACAAACCAATATATAATTATAGATTTTATTCCTCTTGATAACTACCAGAATACTCTCCAGAACCATCAACTTTAAAAACAACACCTTGAGCTATCCTATCTCCTTTTTTAATTTTATAATCAAAATTTCCATGATTATAAATCATAAACATAAGAGTACCATAAAAACCAGGATCACCAACAGCAGTTTGAACTGAAACAAAACTACGAAGAAGAGTAGATCTAGGCAAATATAACATAGAATATCCTTTAGGAATCTTAATTTTCCGATCAATTGTAGCTAAATAAGCAGTATGTGGTTTAA
This genomic interval carries:
- a CDS encoding thiamine pyrophosphate-binding protein → MNTAECIVKILENSGVKHIFGHPGEQIIPFYGALNNSKIDHVLMRHEQGAVHAADAYSRVSGNFGVCISTAGPGALNMVMGVGVAFKDSIPLLVITGDNSLNHENDDEFQDIDIEAIFKPITIKTFNPKNGRSAINNIKKAVKILNNESRGPIHINFPKNVLLDKSIDDNDCNLDLSSDYYLFSDYRVASDLSYDYCDYNKIDEALLEIKKSRRPLIVAGAGIFWADSIEELKKFSEINKIPIAHTYHSKGLINDYGLELGLVGIRGSKMANFAFKNADLIIFLGSKISERTTHINSNFDFKNAKTKVISVNIDQNVLFGDIKIHANVKKVLNHFNHSKIVNNSSKSSFNNLSNNSWVADIFQNNEKIHIDGLESKEIPLKPQVAIKLVMEYFNDLDNLDNFKDYILVNDAGSHTTWVNLISEIYNKRIIFSGAMAPMGYGLPAACGASISKPNNKVILINGDGGFQMNVQELATISSNKLPILIIVLNNSQLGVIRQWETIYNEDLRYSVDLENPDFLKLANAYGIEAESVNSIEELISAIKNLKLDKPYLLEVLIAEEDIPLVKF
- a CDS encoding dCTP deaminase, with product MLGEKELIKLFPDFKKLVQPSGIDLALDEVFIQKSAASLIDNEKNLPDIEAIDGPVYTLKPHTAYLATIDRKIKIPKGYSMLYLPRSTLLRSFVSVQTAVGDPGFYGTLMFMIYNHGNFDYKIKKGDRIAQGVVFKVDGSGEYSGSYQEE